One genomic region from Pecten maximus chromosome 5, xPecMax1.1, whole genome shotgun sequence encodes:
- the LOC117328562 gene encoding uncharacterized protein LOC117328562 yields MMASNGTAITIDTANSGAITLFAIALFCTIGNLGAMTMIIFNPRYRKTSMAILCHHCFLDLLKSLYCFPYAYSLWTSIEIPYCSFIGSSYVFIMTTSAYNLLALVVNEEYELSQSDDKSKKGDRPCIFFGILIIWFMSLLLNLGVAIIPSNTTFIQETGNCMFLYGVPNGFVLHLLWITLVSMAIILALTSFFQIYRRITVLTKEARWSYIHKSLSGDFESETQTDPVVSYQQLTNEKYRKSHLQFHLRRVLMFISMVTSFALFWYPLFFLTIFDPGFSESRKMYRILTITAWSQPVTTPVFCGLILRDIRRRDSMIRELSSCSFPMRRRESNRRNGPTSIEELETFDLGISNVDFDQSGRTPEHENVTASSKVSPESAPGEVEYQPSSSFSPAKSDTGRTYRMSQV; encoded by the coding sequence ATGATGGCTTCTAACGGCACAGCAATAACCATTGACACTGCGAATTCAGGAGCAATAACACTATTCGCAATTGCTCTGTTCTGTACTATTGGAAATCTCGGAGCTATGACAATGATTATTTTCAACCCTAGATATAGAAAAACGTCTATGGCCATTTTATGTCATCACTGTTTTCTGGACCTGTTGAAGTCGCTTTACTGTTTCCCGTACGCATACAGTTTGTGGACGTCTATAGAAATTCCATACTGTAGTTTCATTGGATCTTCGTACGTATTCATAATGACAACGTCGGCGTACAATTTATTGGCACTAGTTGTAAACGAAGAATACGAGTTAAGTCAATCGGACGATAAGAGCAAAAAAGGCGATAGGCCTTGTATATTTTTTGGAATACTTATCATATGGTTCATGAGCCTATTGCTTAATCTTGGAGTGGCAATAATTCCTTCAAATACGACATTCATCCAGGAGACTGGGAATTGCATGTTTCTTTATGGAGTTCCGAACGGCTTTGTATTACACCTTTTATGGATAACTCTGGTATCCATGGCAATAATTCTGGCCCTAACGAGTTTCTTCCAAATCTACAGAAGAATAACTGTGCTAACCAAAGAAGCAAGATGGAGTTACATACACAAATCATTAAGTGGCGACTTCGAGAGTGAGACCCAGACGGACCCTGTTGTAAGTTATCAACAATTAACAAACGAAAAATACCGAAAATCACATTTACAATTTCATTTGAGGAGAGTTCTAATGTTTATTTCCATGGTAACGTCATTTGCATTATTTTGGTACCCGTTATTTTTTCTCACTATATTTGATCCTGGATTTAGCGAGTCCCGTAAGATGTACAGAATACTAACAATTACTGCGTGGAGTCAGCCAGTAACAACTCCTGTCTTTTGTGGTTTGATACTGCGAGATATTCGGAGACGGGACAGCATGATACGAGAGTTGTCCTCCTGTTCCTTCCCAATGAGACGCCGGGAAAGCAACCGAAGGAACGGACCAACCAGCATAGAGGAACTTGAAACATTTGATCTAGGAATTTCGAATGTTGATTTCGACCAAAGTGGCAGGACACCAGAACACGAGAATGTCACCGCCTCATCCAAGGTATCGCCTGAGAGTGCACCAGGTGAAGTCGAGTACCAACCATCATCTTCTTTTTCACCTGCCAAGTCGGACACGGGCAGAACCTACCGAATGAGTCAAGTGTAG